Proteins encoded by one window of Torulaspora delbrueckii CBS 1146 chromosome 2, complete genome:
- the RPS10A gene encoding 40S ribosomal protein eS10 (similar to Saccharomyces cerevisiae RPS10B (YMR230W) and RPS10A (YOR293W); ancestral locus Anc_8.760) produces the protein MLIPKEERTKIHRYLFQEGVVVAKKDFNQPKHEEIDTKNLFVIKALQSLTSKGYVKTQFSWQYYYYTLTEQGVEYLREYLHLPEHIVPGTYMQDRTQTQRPQRRY, from the coding sequence ATGTTGATTccaaaggaagaaagaaccaAGATCCACAGATACTTGTTCCAAGAAGGTGTTGTTGTCGCCAAGAAGGATTTCAACCAACCAAAGCACGAGGAAATTGACACCAAGAACTTGTTTGTCATCAAGGCTTTGCAATCCTTGACTTCCAAGGGTTACGTTAAGACTCAATTCTCATGGCAATACTACTACTACACCTTGACTGAACAAGGTGTTGAGTACTTGAGAGAATACTTGCACTTGCCAGAGCACATTGTTCCAGGTACTTACATGCAAGACAGAACCCAAACTCAAAGACCACAAAGAAGATACTAA
- the PEP5 gene encoding tethering complex subunit PEP5 (similar to Saccharomyces cerevisiae PEP5 (YMR231W); ancestral locus Anc_8.761) has product MSLASWRQFQFYENTPIRDPLLGTDTPLYADQTLSAAAPVSKERLVVAIRSNLLQLIDLAGSCIVHEFKAFEDGYQINYLEVLGDTFLVAVAEQLGKPSLIKVYKLDKLPKNESSYHSLVEVKNGSNTFPISVISISRDLTCIVVGFVNGKILLIRGDLSRDRGSRQRVIYEDPGKEPLTSLCFNEDATVCFASTTSRVLLFNTTGRNSGQPDLVLDSKRGVDLKCGVYSPFTNEYICILKDTMTFFKASGEKSSLTFDVPAVQRIYAIDSDHILLVLQAEYSQSTALEVEELSQSNANRVIIVDVRNKVVALNIFISSAVIDVFLSEAIYLLTSEVLIYRITEKKLADQLEIVFNKDLFPFALELADQHSLGNLKKQEIHKRYGDWLYKKGLRNEAVDEYIQCLDVVETSEIISKFGMVESPNPQSLENLADFLWSLIKNDMANADHITLLLIALIKMKADDQLEYFMDHFTRSGKFSAETIVEDLDEEAYFYSDKTLFDLELVVRLLQESNSSKLAYQMASKYARNPALIVEILLTSLNDPHLALKYIKSLSIDDTLRVLVTFSRQLLEELPNETNLLLIDVFTGKFERDTSNSKISQDLNHKESEHTTTVFYSYRTFLGYMNNKMGNNNEENGEMVKTAPTYHPPKPSLIFTSFISKPFEFVVFLEACLESYRLYEGSREDKQVILTTLYDLYLSLVKDDVPERRDDWKARADQVLRQSNELSADDSTISSGKPADNSLMMLVAHMNQMDIYAVGDRNKPDDHNTELDSLQKASLVNTMRSLIFVDEAVKCLEFLEKYQEQEPYLYRVALTYFVSSKHVLREIGGESVLKEKVLGKIIEKNVMSVLDILQVLGSTNVATYGVIQDLLIEHVQQEEDQIKRSRKLINSYESELEANKEKLHSILSSEEPSKIKIKNFKCFMCNTALELPIVYFKCDHIYHMRCLNEEAVSEEGKKLFRCPKCLIELETSEKLFQAQREASTKLELLQMALNDEEGTDDRFKIVTEFIGRGGLESSFIALEK; this is encoded by the coding sequence ATGTCGTTGGCTTCTTGGAGACAGTTCCAGTTTTATGAGAATACTCCTATTCGGGATCCTTTGCTAGGTACTGATACGCCTTTGTATGCGGACCAGACGCTTTCAGCTGCAGCGCCGGTGAGTAAGGAGCGTTTGGTTGTGGCCATAAGGTCGAATTTACtgcaattgattgactTGGCAGGGTCCTGTATTGTTCATGAGTTTAaggcttttgaagatggatACCAGATTAATTATCTCGAAGTTTTAGGGGACACGTTCCTTGTAGCAGTAGCGGAACAATTGGGAAAACCATCGTTGATTAAAGTGTACAAGTTGGATAAATTGCCAAAAAATGAGTCCTCTTACCATTCTTTGGTTGAAGTAAAGAATGGAAGTAATACTTTTCCCATCTCTGTGATCTCTATTAGTCGGGATTTGACCTGTATTGTCGTTGGATTCGTTAATGGTAAGATCCTGCTTATAAGGGGAGATCTTTCTCGAGACCGTGGATCTAGGCAAAGAGTGATATATGAGGACCCGGGGAAGGAACCATTGACCTCATTGTgtttcaatgaagatgcGACCGTTTGTTTCGCCTCTACGACTTCCAGAGTTCTCCTCTTTAATACTACGGGTCGCAATAGTGGACAACCAGATCTTGTATTGGATTCGAAAAGAGGTGTGGACTTAAAATGTGGTGTTTATAGTCCCTTCACAAACGAATACATCTGTATTTTAAAGGACACTAtgacatttttcaaagccaGTGGTGAAAAGAGTTCTCTAACATTTGATGTACCAGCTGTACAAAGAATTTACGCCATAGATAGTGACCATATTCTTTTGGTGTTACAGGCAGAATACTCGCAGTCTACAGCATTGGAAGTTGAGGAATTATCTCAGTCAAACGCCAATAGAGTGATCATTGTCGATGTCAGAAATAAAGTGGTCGctttgaatattttcatcTCTAGTGCAGTGATTGACGTTTTTCTAAGTGAAGCCATTTACTTGCTTACATCCGAAGTATTGATTTACAGGATtacagagaagaaattggcaGATCAGCTTGAAATTGTGTTCAACAAGGACCTTTTCCCTTTCGCTCTCGAGTTGGCAGATCAACATTCGCTGggaaatttgaagaagcaagagaTTCATAAGAGATATGGAGATTGGCTCTATAAGAAAGGTTTGAGAAATGAAGCTGTTGATGAATACATTCAATGTTTGGATGTGGTGGAGACTAGTGAAATTATCTCGAAATTTGGTATGGTTGAGAGTCCTAATCCTCAAAGCCTGGAAAATTTAGCGGATTTCTTATGGTCGCTTATCAAGAATGACATGGCAAACGCCGATCACATTACCTTGCTTCTGATAGCGTTAATCAAGATGAAAGCTGACGACCAACTCGAATATTTCATGGATCATTTCACTAGGTCAGGGAAATTCTCAGCAGAAACAATCGTCGAAGATTTAGACGAAGAGGCATATTTCTATTCGGACAAGACACTTTTTGACCTCGAACTCGTCGTTCGTTTACTGCAAGAAtcgaactcttcaaaattaGCTTATCAAATGGCCTCCAAATATGCTAGAAATCCCGCTCTCATCGTGGAGATTCTTCTCACATCTCTTAATGACCCTCATTTGGCGCTGAAATATATCAAGAGTTTGTCTATTGATGACACTCTAAGAGTTTTAGTCACATTTTCAAGACAGCTACTTGAGGAACTACCCAATGAGACTAACCTCCTTTTAATCGACGTATTTACAGGCAAGTTTGAACGCGATACTAGCAATTCGAAGATTTCACAGGATTTAAATCATAAAGAATCAGAGCATACAACAACTGTCTTCTACAGTTACAGGACATTTTTGGGCTATATGAACAACAAGATGGGAAATAACAACGAAGAAAACGGCGAAATGGTCAAGACCGCACCCACGTACCATCCACCAAAACCTTCTTTAATATTTACTTCTTTCATCTCCaaaccttttgaatttgttgtCTTCCTTGAAGCATGTTTGGAAAGCTATCGCCTTTATGAAGGTTCTCGGGAGGACAAGCAGGTAATTTTGACAACGCTTTATGACCTTTATTTATCGTTGGTGAAGGATGATGTGCCTGAGCGGCGAGACGACTGGAAAGCAAGAGCGGATCAAGTCCTAAGACAGAGTAACGAGTTGAGCGCAGATGACTCTACCATTTCCTCCGGAAAACCAGCTGATAACTCGTTGATGATGTTGGTCGCTCACATGAATCAAATGGATATTTATGCTGTGGGTGACCGCAATAAACCGGACGACCATAATACAGAACTCGACAGTCTCCAAAAGGCAAGTTTGGTCAATACAATgagatctttgattttcGTGGATGAGGCCGTTAAGTGCCTTGAGTTTCTTGAGAAATACCAGGAACAAGAGCCATACTTATATCGTGTTGCTCTCACATACTTCGTATCTTCGAAGCATGTGCTAAGGGAGATTGGTGGTGAATCAGTACTGAAAGAAAAAGTACTCGGGAAAATAATAGAGAAGAACGTAATGAGCGTTCTTGATATCCTTCAAGTCCTAGGTTCGACCAACGTGGCAACTTATGGGGTTATTCAAGATTTGTTGATCGAGCATGTTCAACAGGAGGAAGACCAAATAAAGAGAAGTCGCAAGCTAATAAACTCGTATGAGTCGGAGCTCGAGGCgaacaaggaaaaattgcatAGCATACTAAGCTCAGAAGAGCCATCCAAGataaagatcaaaaatttcaagtgtTTCATGTGTAACACAGCTCTCGAACTGCCGATTGTCTATTTCAAGTGTGACCACATATATCATATGAGGTGCCttaatgaagaagcagTATCGGAAGAAGGTAAGAAGCTCTTCAGATGCCCTAAATGCTTAATCGAGTTAGAGACTTCTGAAAAGCTCTTCCAAGCCCAACGCGAGGCCAGTACAAAACTTGAACTTTTACAAATGGCTCTAaatgacgaagaaggtaCAGACGATCgcttcaaaattgtcaCAGAATTTATAGGTAGAGGTGGGTTGGAAAGTTCTTTCATAGCGTTAGAAAAGTAA
- the TDEL0B03510 gene encoding uncharacterized protein (similar to Saccharomyces cerevisiae YOR292C; ancestral locus Anc_8.759), whose amino-acid sequence MELLRSLRSRLEEWLDRVTHLRIVRISVIHWTLLCVWVGLLLKFTSVYRSLYNKSALFATMWTNVLLFGISDILAQSIHCYMSYTVDPVPEIVDVTARNLVNRFTGDEGYESDNLSIFNEYGETAYDVEEGEEEDDDDNFRETHIFEFYRWICFMAYGFIISFFQVPWYKFLNFFYTEDPTVVQVLERVLSDQLLYSPIQLYCFFMYSSYIMERGDLNTFNKKIQRLYISTLGCNYLVWPLVQFINFLAIPKHFQVPFSSSVGVLWNCFLSMRNASR is encoded by the coding sequence ATGGAACTTTTGAGATCTTTGAGATCTCGGTTGGAAGAATGGTTGGATCGTGTGACTCATTTACGCATTGTGCGAATTTCTGTGATTCATTGGACTTTGTTGTGTGTGTGGGTAGGTCTGTTGCTGAAATTTACCTCTGTTTACAGGTCATTGTACAATAAATCTGCTCTTTTTGCCACGATGTGGACCAATGTGCTACTTTTCGGGATTTCTGATATCCTGGCACAAAGCATTCATTGCTACATGTCATATACAGTGGATCCTGTACCGGAGATAGTCGATGTTACTGCGAGGAATTTAGTGAATCGGTTTACTGGCGATGAGGGCTATGAAAGTGATAATTTAAGtattttcaatgagtaTGGAGAAACTGCTtatgatgttgaagaggGGGAGGAGGAGGACGACGACGATAATTTCCGTGAGACTCATATTTTCGAGTTTTACAGATGGATCTGCTTTATGGCTTACGGATTCATAATATCGTTTTTTCAAGTTCCCTGGTACAAATTCCTAAATTTCTTTTACACTGAGGATCCAACTGTCGTACAAGTGCTCGAGAGAGTGCTGTCGGATCAATTATTATATTCTCCGATCCAGCTTTACTGTTTCTTCATGTATTCCAGTTATATCATGGAACGCGGGGATTTGAACACTTTTAACAAAAAGATACAAAGACTCTACATCTCGACTCTGGGTTGTAACTACTTGGTATGGCCCTTGGTGCAATTTATTAACTTCTTGGCGATCCCGAAACATTTCCAAGTACCCTTTAGTTCTTCTGTCGGagttctttggaattgTTTTCTATCGATGAGAAATGCTTCTCGCTAG
- the YPK9 gene encoding putative acid anhydride hydrolase (similar to Saccharomyces cerevisiae YOR291W; ancestral locus Anc_8.758) — translation MDGPRYSNGHEAVGIPSRQRPSFSSMRTGSTATTLTSDMVLEQNNTEPYAGATFETVPSSIVSFHHPHSLQSSNLLGSSISPSAAGLRGRRSTEEEYLIRSPTRSRSSSHNRHFKFFTEDQITNAEGASTLEHTDYDTHWDSVPAYEQHRLQDFRFGSQRSSLLSRSPRSSFSNGSYYGSLRERGRSLSRSSKQRPHRELPIETYSPSVYSSASPSRYSLRDRVPSEVEDRADGSLDERSDHSVQSSRSEGSNESRDDHSGQDDSHAHYKKSSAHAEFLKPQYHEKFFQDLPPLENHQRFYIAEEDLVIGIGGYRTSAFRFLIYRLLCLMTFGLFYLVMRWLPHYKVRLYGVKVPLAKAEWVVVESEFGDFNCINVKRDWYNRPMSTLLPFSTPRMNEVNNSSASINMHRTSDLNPILPILISFEYRYITFIYSPLEDIYKTNNNWADPDWVNLASVNRGLTKGVWEDRVLAFGKNHINLKVKTTSQVFFDEALHPFYVFQIFSIILWSLDAYFYYAACIFLISLLSIVDTLIETKKTSQRLAEMSYFNCEVRVFRDEFWTHVSSNELVPGDVYEVSDPALTIFPCDSILLAGDCIVNESMLTGESVPISKIPANQKTMHQLLEDFQNTQISSNVSKSFLFNGTKIIRTRIPHGQSAALAMVVRTGFSTTKGSLVRSMVFPKPTSFKFYEDSFKYIGFMAIIAMLGFSISCVRFIQIGLDKKTMLLRALDIITIVVPPALPATLTIGTNFALSRLKKKGIFCISPTRVNVCGKVDVMCFDKTGTLTEDGLDILGVHVSEPCSHNSFTFSGLKKSVDKIFPKFSLNDCNSPSDFRAKSFLISLLTCHSLRLVDDELLGDPLDFKMFQFSGWSYEEDFQKHEFHSMYDQRHEGDIFPENANIIPAVVHPNGNNPDNRFTDNDPHNFLGIIRSFEFLSELRRMSVIVKPNSDNVYWSFTKGAPEVIAEICNKSTLPKDYDSVLHHYTHSGYRVIACAGKTLPKRTWLYSQKVSREEVESNLEFLGFIIFENKLKTTTSATLDTLRDANIRTIMCTGDNILTAISVGKESRLVHTENIYVPSFVDEPRSGAPQLVWYDVNNSESVLDTRTLKPEVNTNDYSLAVTGEVFRLLFREDSGISDAYKEEVLLKASIYARMSPDEKHELMEQLQKLDYVVGFCGDGANDCGALKAADVGISLSEAEASVAAPFTSQIFDISCVLDVIKEGRGSLVTSFACFQYMSLYSAIQFITVTILYCRGSNLGDFQFLYIDLLLIIPIAIFMSWCKPYHKIVKKRPSANLVSPKILVPLVLSIIICVIFQAVPWLLVQRKSWYKKPIIGGDDTVESSDNTVLFFVSNFQYILTAVVLSVGPPYREPMSQNKGFIMDILISVLVSISLMFVWPESFLGKLFQLTKISNGFRVFIVLWSALNYYCLMYIPNKTKGYFKKRRSNKKYKNILKEQNISFVV, via the coding sequence ATGGATGGCCCTCGCTATTCCAATGGGCATGAAGCTGTTGGGATTCCGTCCCGCCAGAGGCCTTCGTTTTCATCTATGAGAACCGGATCAACAGCTACAACTTTGACCTCGGATATGGTGCTTGAACAAAACAACACTGAACCCTATGCTGGAGCAACTTTCGAGACCGTTCCTAGTTCAATCGTTTCGTTCCACCATCCacattctcttcaatccAGTAACCTTCTAGGGAGCTCTATCTCGCCTAGCGCAGCTGGACTAAGGGGACGTAGATCAACTGAAGAGGAATATCTGATTCGCTCTCCAACTCGATCTAGGAGCTCCTCACACAACCgtcatttcaaattctttacGGAGGACCAAATCACCAATGCTGAAGGTGCCTCGACATTGGAACACACCGACTACGATACACATTGGGATTCTGTACCGGCTTATGAACAACATAGACTACAGGATTTTAGATTTGGCTCTCAGCGGTCTTCACTTCTCAGCCGATCTCCAAGGTCATCATTTTCCAACGGCAGCTACTATGGCTCGCTGCGAGAGAGAGGTCGTTCATTATCTAGATCATCGAAACAGCGACCTCATCGTGAGCTTCCCATAGAGACTTATAGTCCTTCGGTCTATTCTAGTGCAAGTCCTTCACGGTACAGCTTGAGGGACAGAGTCCCCtctgaagttgaagatcgGGCTGATGGGAGCTTAGATGAGCGTTCCGATCATTCTGTCCAATCTTCGAGAAGCGAGGGTTCAAATGAATCAAGAGACGATCATTCCGGACAAGATGATTCTCATGCACATTACAAGAAGTCCAGTGCGCACGCTGAATTCCTCAAGCCACAATACCATGAGAAGTTCTTTCAGGATCTTCCACCATTGGAAAACCATCAGAGATTTTACATCGCCGAGGAGGACCTTGTCATTGGTATTGGGGGTTACAGGACTTCTGCTTTCAGATTTCTAATCTACAGGTTACTATGTTTGATGACATTTGGGTTGTTTTATCTAGTGATGAGGTGGCTGCCTCATTACAAAGTAAGACTATATGGTGTCAAAGTTCCTTTGGCCAAAGCCGAGTGGGTAGTTGTAGAAAGCGAATTTGGTGATTTCAACTGCATCAACGTCAAGAGAGATTGGTACAATAGGCCGATGAGCACGCTCTTACCTTTTTCAACTCCTCGAATGAATGAGGTTAATAACAGCAGTGCATCAATCAATATGCATCGTACAAGTGACCTAAATCCTATATTACCTATTCTCATATCTTTTGAGTATAGATACATCACGTTCATTTATTCACCTTTAGAGGACATCTACAAGACTAATAATAATTGGGCTGATCCCGATTGGGTCAATCTAGCTTCTGTCAACCGCGGTCTTACCAAAGGTGTTTGGGAAGATCGTGTCTTAGcttttggaaagaatcaTATTAATCTGAAGGTGAAGACAACTTCACAAGTTttttttgatgaagcttTACATCCCTTCTACGTGTtccagatcttttcaatcattCTATGGTCTCTCGACGCCTATTTCTACTATGCGGCATGTATATTCCTGATCTCGCTGCTGTCTATTGTTGATACTTTGATTGAGACTAAGAAGACTTCCCAAAGATTGGCTGAGATGTCTTATTTCAACTGTGAAGTGAGAGTTTTCAGAGATGAGTTCTGGACTCATGTGAGCTCTAACGAGTTGGTCCCTGGCGATGTTTATGAAGTTTCGGACCCAGCTTTAACTATCTTTCCTTGTGATTCTATCCTTCTTGCCGGTGACTGCATAGTGAATGAATCCATGTTGACAGGGGAATCAGTTCCAATCTCTAAAATACCCGCTAACCAGAAGACTATGCATCAGCTCTTGGAGGACTTTCAGAACACTCAAATTTCGAGCAACGTTTCTAAatccttcttgttcaacGGAACCAAAATAATCAGGACACGGATACCTCACGGCCAATCTGCAGCTCTTGCCATGGTTGTGCGCACAGGGTTCTCTACAACAAAAGGTTCTCTTGTACGTTCCATGGTTTTTCCTAAACCAACTAGTTTCAAGTTTTACGAggattctttcaaatataTTGGCTTCATGGCAATTATTGCAATGTTAGGGTTTTCTATTAGCTGTGTTCGTTTCATTCAGATCGGACTCGACAAGAAAACCATGCTTTTGAGAGCATTGGATATCATCACCATTGTAGTCCCACCAGCTTTGCCAGCAACGTTGACCATTGGCACAAACTTTGCATTGAGtagattgaagaagaaagggATCTTCTGTATATCTCCGACAAGAGTCAACGTGTGCGGGAAAGTAGATGTCATGTGTTTCGATAAAACGGGTACTTTGACAGAAGATGGCCTCGACATCCTAGGTGTACATGTGTCAGAACCTTGTTCGCACAACAGTTTCACATTCAGTGGTCTGAAGAAGAGTGTTGATAAAATCTTTCCCAAGTTTTCTCTGAATGATTGCAACTCTCCATCAGATTTTAGGGCTAAGAGCTTTCTGATTTCCTTGCTAACATGTCATTCTTTGCGGTTGGTTGATGACGAATTGCTCGGAGATCCTCTGGACTTTAAAATGTTTCAATTCAGCGGTTGGTCGTACGAGGAAGACTTCCAGAAACACGAATTTCATTCCATGTATGATCAAAGGCACGAAGGCGATATCTTCCCCGAAAACGCTAACATTATACCCGCAGTCGTACATCCCAACGGTAATAATCCAGATAATCGTTTCACAGATAATGACCCTCACAATTTCTTGGGTATCATAAGGAGCTTTGAGTTCTTATCTGAGTTGCGTAGGATGAGTGTTATTGTCAAACCCAACAGTGATAATGTTTATTGGTCCTTTACCAAAGGTGCGCCTGAAGTCATCGCAGAAATTTGTAACAAAAGTACGTTACCCAAAGACTATGACTCAGTTTTGCACCATTACACGCATTCAGGTTATAGAGTTATAGCCTGTGCTGGGAAAACTTTACCCAAGCGCACATGGCTATACTCTCAAAAGGTGAGCAGAGAAGAGGTTGAAAGTAATTTGGAGTTCTTGggattcatcatctttgaaaataaACTGAAAACAACTACATCGGCTACATTAGACACTTTGCGCGACGCAAATATCAGGACCATCATGTGTACTGGTGATAATATCTTGACCGCCATTTCCGTTGGTAAAGAATCAAGACTAGTGCATACCGAAAATATTTATGTTCCAAGTTTCGTCGATGAACCCAGATCGGGAGCGCCACAATTAGTGTGGTACGACGTCAACAACAGTGAAAGTGTCTTGGACACACGGACTTTGAAACCTGAGGTAAATACGAATGATTATTCGCTTGCCGTTACAGGTGAAGTATTTCGGTTGTTGTTTAGGGAAGATAGCGGCATATCAGACGCTTACAAGGAGGAGGTATTGCTCAAAGCTTCAATCTATGCGAGAATGTCTCCTGATGAAAAGCACGAATTGATGGAACAATTGCAGAAACTGGACTATGTGGTTGGTTTCTGCGGTGATGGTGCTAACGATTGTGGTGCATTGAAAGCTGCTGATGTTGGTATATCGCTATCGGAAGCAGAGGCATCTGTGGCGGCACCGTTTACGTCTCAGATCTTTGATATCAGTTGTGTGTTGGATGTTATCAAAGAAGGTCGTGGATCATTAGTCACTTCGTTTGCATGTTTCCAATACATGAGTCTTTACTCTGCAATTCAGTTCATCACCGTTACTATATTGTACTGTCGTGGTTCGAACCTTGGTGAtttccaatttctttacATTGATTTATTACTGATCATCCCGATCGCGATCTTTATGTCCTGGTGCAAGCCATACCATAAAATCGTTAAGAAACGACCATCTGCTAACCTTGTTTCGCCAAAGATTCTAGTACCTCTAGTGTTGAGTATAATTATCTGTGTTATTTTCCAGGCTGTTCCCTGGCTTCTAGTACAAAGGAAGAGTTGGTACAAGAAGCCTATCATTGGTGGAGACGACACTGTAGAATCATCCGACAATACTGTTCTATTTTTCGTCTCGAATTTCCAATACATTTTAACCGCTGTTGTGCTATCGGTAGGTCCGCCTTATAGAGAACCCATGTCGCAAAACAAAGGCTTCATCATGGACATTCTAATTTCTGTGCTCGTGAGCATATCCCTGATGTTCGTGTGGCCCGAATCGTTCTTGGGGAAGTTATTCCAGTTaaccaaaatctcaaatGGTTTCAGGGTATTCATCGTGCTCTGGTCAGCATTGAATTATTACTGTTTGATGTACATTCCAAACAAGACAAAAGGTTATTTCAAGAAACGCAGAAGCAATaagaagtacaagaacATTTTAAAAGAGCAAAATATATCCTTTGTAGTATGA